Below is a genomic region from Leucobacter exalbidus.
GCGATTGCTCAGGCGATCGATAAGCACGACACGATTGGCCAAGACCTTGTGGCCATGGTCGTTGACGACATTGTCGTCGTGGGCGCGAAGCCTTTGTTTATGACTGATTACATCGCCTGCGGCAAGATCGTTCCGCAGCGCATCGCCGATATCGTGCGCGGTATCGCTGAGGCGTGTGAAGCGACGGGCACCGCCCTCGTGGGCGGCGAAACCGCTGAGCACCCCGGCCTGCTGGGCGTGGACGACTACGACGTTGCCGGCGCGGCAACCGGTGTGGTCGAAGCTGACAAGATGCTCAGCCCCGCACTCGTGAAGGACGGCGACGTCGTACTCGCGATGGCCGCCTCGGGTCTGCACTCGAACGGCTACTCGCTCGTGCGCCACATTCTCGCGCAGCAGGGCATCAGCTACGACCAGCATTCGAACGAGCTGGGCGCGAGCTACGGCGAAGCGCTGCTGACCCCCACGGCGCTCTACACGAGCCCGCTGCTGCGCGTGCTCGAGGATCCGACGCTCGACGGCGCGATCCACGTGCTCAGCCACGTCACGGGCGGCGGCATCGCTGCGAACCTGGCGCGCGTGCTGCCCCAGGGCTCGTGGGTTGAGGTCGACCGCACGTCGTGGTCACCGCTGCCCGTGTTCCGCCACCTCGCCGATCTCGGCGGCCACACGCTCGAATCGCTCGAGGGTGCTTGGAACCTCGGCGTCGGCATGTTCGCTGTCGTCGACGGCAAGAAGGCGCAGCACGTTGCTGCCGCGCTGACCGCTCAGGGCCTCGACACCTGGGTGGCGGGTCAGGTTTCGACCTCGACGCGCGACTTCACCGGGTTCGAACAGGGCGCTAAGGGCGTCGACGGCGGCGCGGTGCGCCTCGTCGGCTCGTACGCGAACTAACTCCCGCAATCCCTTAGATCCGGATCCCTGGCGCACTGCCGGGATCCGGATCTTTTGAGTTTCTGGGCCCGGGCCGCCTGCGCCACGAACGGATCTGCGGTCTACATCAACGCATTGCCCGGCGAGGGCGGTTAAGCGTCGGCGACGACCGCGAAGAGCGCCGGGTATTTGAGGCCGGGCCAGGTGCCGCGCAGCACCCATCCGAAGGGGGACTCTGGGGTGGCGCTGCCGAGCTCGCGCAGCACCGTGAAGCGATCTGCCTGGGGCGCCGCCTCGCCGAGCGTTGAGCCCGCCGAACCCGATCCCCACACCTTCGTGACCGTCTCGCGCTGCACGGGCGTCGACGAGTGGTCAGCGGCCACGAATACGGCTGCCTCGCGACCGCCCGTGGTAATGGTCTCGGCGAGCGCCGCCTGGTACACCGGGTCGCCGGTTGCGTCGTAGAACCAGCGCTCACCGAGCTCACTGTCCTCGGCGGTTCCGAGCAAGAACGCTTCGCCGCCTGCGAGCGGAGCCCCGCGGTAGGTGAGGGGCACGTGATAGATCGTGTCGTCGCCCGCCGTCAAAATGTGGCCCTCCATGCCGACCTCGCCAGCGGGGTCGTCGAAGCGGTATGCGCCGATCGCCTCGAGCTGTGATGCGTCGCCGTGAAACCAGTCTTGGGTGGGTAGCCAGGCGGCCAGCATCTCAAGTTTGGAGGGGCGCAGGGTCGTAGAAAAGATCAGGGCCATACCGCTGATCCTAGAGCGCCCCGCACATCTTCGCCCGTGCACACACGAAAGCTGCGCGTCGGTTCGTGACCCGAGCTCGCTAGTCGCGTTCGATGAGTGCGTTGGCGATGACGGCGACGCCTTCGCCGCGGCCGGTGAATCCGAGGCCGTCGGTGGTGGTCGCAGCGAGCGACACAGGGGCGCCCACAAGATCAGTCATCACGGCCTGCGCTTCGGCCCTGCGCGGCGCAAACTTGGGGCGATTGCCCACGATCTGCACCGACACGTTTACGGGCCGCCAGCCCTCGGCTGCGAGCCGCTGCAGGGCGAGCCGCACGAACCCGGTGCTCGCAGCGCCCTCGGTTTCGGGTTCATCGACGCCCACGAGGCCGCCGATATCGCCCAGGCCTGCCGCCGACAGCAGTGCATCGACTACCGCGTGGCACACCGCATCGCCGTCGCTGTGCCCCGACAGCCCTGGTTCGCCCGGCCAGTCGAGGCCCGCGAGGCGCAAGGGTGAGGCTGCGTCGTAGGCGTGCGTATCGAATCCCGTGCCGACCCGGATCATGCGCGCGAGTCGATTCCGGCCGCGTTGGCGGCGAGGAAATGTTCGAGCACGGGCAGGTCGCCGGGGGAGGTGAGCTTGTGCGCCTGGAGCTCGCCCGCGACGGTGTGCACGGTGCCGCCGTCGCGCTGCACGAGTTCGGCGTCATCGGTGGGCAGCTCGCCGTGCAACTGCGCGGTGGAGTGCGCCGACTCGAGCACGTCGCGGGGAAAACCCTGCGGGGTCTGCACAGCCACGAGCGTTGAACGATCGACGGTCTCGCGCACGACGCCCGCCTCATCCACGCGCTTGAGTGTGTCAACGACGGCAATTGCGGGGATGACGCCGGCGCCGGTGCGGCGCACCTCAGCGATTACCCGTTCGAACAGTTCGGCGCTCGCAAAGGGGCGAGCGGCATCGTGCACGAGCACGGTATCAACGTGTTCGCCGAGGGCTGCCAGACCGAAGCGCACCGACTCGTGCCGTTCGCGGCCGCCTGCGACGACTGACACGTCCCATGAGGAGGTTTCGGGAAGCACGGCATCCACGATGCTCAGCGTCGCCGCTGCGTGCGACTCGGGGGCCACGATCACCAGGTGGCCGGCGTGCGGCAGCGAGGTGATGACGGCGATGCTGAATTCGACCAGAGCGCGCCCGTGTAGTTCGTAGAACGCCTTGGGAACGTCGGCGCCGAGACGTTCACCGCGCCCGGCGGCCACGAGTACGACGCCCAACGAGGCCATCGTGTGGGGGGTATGCTCCGTGCTGCTCATAATCCCAAGGGTACTCGTGCCCGGCGTTGAACGGGGGAAACGAAGTGGGGGAGACGAACGGAGATAGGGACACGCCGAAGCGTGCACCCCGTCAGAAAAGACAAAAGGCGCTTTGCGTTGCCGCAAAGCGCCTCAAGGCAGTGGTGCAGAGCTTACGAAGTAAGCACCTGATCCAGTACCTCGGAAGCCTTTTCTTCATCAGTCTTCTCGGCGAGCGCGAGCTCAGAAACGAGAATCTGACGGGCCTTCGCGAGCATGCGCTTCTCGCCAGCTGACAGCGAACGCACCTCTTGGTCGCGGCGCCACAGATCGCGCACTACCTCAGACACCTTGATGACATCGCCAGAGGCGAGCTTCTCAAGGTTGGCCTTGTAGCGACGTGACCAGTTCGTGGGCTCTTCAGTGAACGGCGCGCGCAGTACCTCGAAAACTTCCTCGAGGCCTTCCTGGTTAATGACGTCACGAACGCCGACCAAGTCGCAGTTCTCAGCAGGAACCTCAATAGTGAGATCACCCTGATTCACCTGCAGCTTCAGGAAGAGCTTTTCCTCTCCGCCGAGTTTGCGCTTCTTCACCTCGATGATTTTGGCAGCACCGTGATGGGGGTAGACAACAGTCTCTCCGACCTCAAATTGCATTGAGTGGCTCCTTTACAGTCCAGAGACTAGAATACCACACTCGCCACGCCTGGGTTAGGCTTGCCTAAGCTGCGGTTGTAGGATGGTCGCGGTTATGATGAATTCAAACCGTGTTTGCGGCTCACCGCGCACGACGTCGTATCGACCCACGGCTCGGAGGACCCCCTTGAAGATTCGGATCGCCTCATCTATTGCTCTCGCTGCTGCGCTCGCGCTCGGCGCGACCGGATGCAGCCTGATCGCGCCCCAGGGCACGCTTGAGCCTTATGCGCCCAGTGACGGTGTAGAAGTCACCATTGAGGGCGTTGATGTACGCAACTTGATGCTCATCGCTGACGAAAGCGGTGAAAACTTCAATGTGGTGTTCACCGCGTACAACCGCACTGGCGCAGACAGCGACGTCACCATGACGTTCGTGACTGAGGATTCAGAGACCGCTAGCGCCTCGTTCGTTCTGCCCGAGGGCACGACCGCGTTCGGTAACCCCGCAGCGCCCGAGACGCCGGTGCTCGTGTCGATCCCCGATCTGGTGATCGGTTCGACCATCAACGCGTACTTCCAGGTGGAAGGCGCTGCTGAGGCCGAGCACAAGGTTCCCGTGCTTGATGGCACGCTGGCCGAGTACCAGGATTACGTGCTGCCCGCAGACTTCTCGAAGTCGGCAGACACCACGAAGGCTGAGCTGCAGGCTGCTGCAGAAGAGGCTGCGGCATCGCAGTCGAAGATCGGCGACGACACCAAGGGTGAAGAGACCGACGAGAAGTCGGCTAACTAGTCACCTGCGGTTCGGCTCACGCCGAACGCACACCAAAAACGCCCCGGGAGACCGGGGCGTTTTTCGTATCTGCACGCGGGTGATGCCCCGCGCAGGCCGACCGATAGGTCGTTCGGGCCACCCAGCACGCGCTGGGCGACCCGTGGGCGCTAGCCGAAGCGGTAACCCACCCCGCGTACGGTTGAGATGAGGCGCGGCTCTGACGGGGCCTCCTCGATCCGGGCCCGAATGCGCTTGATGTGTACATCGAGCGTCTTCGTATCGCCGTAATAATTGCTGCCCCACACCCGGTCGATCAGCTGACCGCGGGTGAGCACGCGGCCCGAGTGGCGCATCAGAATTTCGAGCAGTTCGAACTCGCGCAGCGGCATTGCGGTCTCGTCGCCGCGCACGAGCACCGTGTGGCGTTCGACATCGAGCTTGATGCCGAGCTCATCGAGCACGAGCGTGTCGGCGGGGTCTTCGGGCTCAGGCTCGGGGGCAGCGCTTGCTGCCCCGCGCCGCAGCGCCGAACGCACCCGCGCGAGCAGCTCACGCGTCGAATAGGGCTTCGTGATGTAGTCGTCGGCGCCCAATTCGAGGCCCACGACAATGTCAATCTCGCTGTCCTTGGCGGTCAGCATGATGATGGGCACCTGCGACTTCTGGCGAATGCCGCGGCACACCTCGGTGCCCGGCACATTCGGCAGCATCAGATCGAGCAATACGAGATCGGGGTTGTGCTCGCCAAACAGCGTGAGTGCGCTGGCGCCGTCACCCGCTACGGTCACGCGGTATCCCTCGCGCTCAAGCAGATAGGCGAGTGGCCGTGAGATGGACTCTTCGTCTTCGACGAGGAGAATGTGCTGAGCCACTATCGGGGGTCCTTTCGGTCAGAAACGAGGGTGGACGGCGGGGCTTCGGTGAGAACACCCAGCGTACGCTTCACCTTCTTTTTTGCGCGCTTGCGTCGATCTTCTGCCGCATCGTGCAGTGGAAACGTGAGTGAAAAACTTGAGCCAACGCCGGGCTGTGACCAGACGTCAACATCGCCGCCGTGCGCGCGCATCGTGTGCCGCGTAATGCTGAGGCCGAGCCCCGTGCCGCCGGCGTCGCGGCTGCGGGCCTCATCGACGCGGTAGAAGCGCTCGAAGATGCGCGCGAGGTTTTCGCCCGCGATGCCCTCACCCTGATCGGTGACGGTCACCACGAAACGCTTCTTCTCAAACGCCATGCCCACGCCCACCCGCTCGCCCTCGGGGGAGTGCCTGATCGCGTTGCTCAAGAGGTTGGCGACCGCCGCCGCGAGGGCGGCGGGGCGGCCCATCAGGCTGGCATCGCGCTCGGTATCGAGGGCATCTGTGATCACCAGCGTGACGCCGCGCTGCTCGGCGAGCGCACGATGCGCGTCAACCTCCTGCCGCACGAGCGGGCGCAGTTTAACGCGTTCGCGGTCTTCGGGGCGCAGCGCCGATTGCGCCTCTGAGAGCTGAATAATGTCGCGCGAGAGTGAACCGAGCCGGCGCGACTCCTTCACAAGAGTGTTAGAGAACTCGCGCACGATCTCGGGATCCTCTGCCGCCTGCTGCACGGCCTCTGCGAGCAGCCCAATTGCCGCAATGGGGGTCTTGAGCTCGTGGCTGACGTTGGCGATGAAGTCACGACGCATGGAGTTCACGCGCTGTTCTTCCCCCAAATCCAATGCGAGCACCACCACAAAGCGGCGCTGCAGCCGAAACAGGTGAGTGCGCACATTGTCTGTGTGGTCGGCCGGATCGGGCTCATGGGTGTCGGGAACACCCGACGACATCACCCGGCGAACGCGTGCGAGAAAGGAAGGGGAGCCGAGCTCGTCATCGCTCAGATTACGTTCTTGGCGGGCCGTGGCGTTTGCATACACCGTGGTGAGTGAGGAGTCGAGAATCACCGCGAACGCGTCGATCTCGTCGAGCAGAATGGTCACCACTTCAGGGAGTTCGGGGCGCATCTCTTGGGCCCGCATGCGGCCCGCTTGCCTGGCACCAATGACGCCCATCGTGGCACCAACGCCGATGGCAGCCCCAAGGGCGGTTCCTGCAAGCACAAGGGCAGTGGGATCCATGATCCTTATCGTAGGGGGCAGGGCATGCTTGATAGGTGAAGTTCAACTGTTGTTCACCTCCTGGTGCGGTACGGTTTACCCGCACCAATCACACTTGTGGGGGCGGTGATTTTTTGCGGGCTTCCGCATGAGTGGCCGCCGCCCAATTTGAAAGGAATTCTGAATGCGCGAGGTATTTCAGCAGTCGCTGGCCGAGGTGCAGGAGCGCCTGGTCGATATCGCTGAGCTGGTCGAAACTTCG
It encodes:
- the purM gene encoding phosphoribosylformylglycinamidine cyclo-ligase yields the protein MTENTSIYAQSGVDTQAGDLAVELMKSAVGRTHGPEVIGGVGGFAGLFDASALTKYKHPLLASSTDGVGTKVAIAQAIDKHDTIGQDLVAMVVDDIVVVGAKPLFMTDYIACGKIVPQRIADIVRGIAEACEATGTALVGGETAEHPGLLGVDDYDVAGAATGVVEADKMLSPALVKDGDVVLAMAASGLHSNGYSLVRHILAQQGISYDQHSNELGASYGEALLTPTALYTSPLLRVLEDPTLDGAIHVLSHVTGGGIAANLARVLPQGSWVEVDRTSWSPLPVFRHLADLGGHTLESLEGAWNLGVGMFAVVDGKKAQHVAAALTAQGLDTWVAGQVSTSTRDFTGFEQGAKGVDGGAVRLVGSYAN
- a CDS encoding CG0192-related protein produces the protein MALIFSTTLRPSKLEMLAAWLPTQDWFHGDASQLEAIGAYRFDDPAGEVGMEGHILTAGDDTIYHVPLTYRGAPLAGGEAFLLGTAEDSELGERWFYDATGDPVYQAALAETITTGGREAAVFVAADHSSTPVQRETVTKVWGSGSAGSTLGEAAPQADRFTVLRELGSATPESPFGWVLRGTWPGLKYPALFAVVADA
- the ispF gene encoding 2-C-methyl-D-erythritol 2,4-cyclodiphosphate synthase, coding for MIRVGTGFDTHAYDAASPLRLAGLDWPGEPGLSGHSDGDAVCHAVVDALLSAAGLGDIGGLVGVDEPETEGAASTGFVRLALQRLAAEGWRPVNVSVQIVGNRPKFAPRRAEAQAVMTDLVGAPVSLAATTTDGLGFTGRGEGVAVIANALIERD
- the ispD gene encoding 2-C-methyl-D-erythritol 4-phosphate cytidylyltransferase; this encodes MSSTEHTPHTMASLGVVLVAAGRGERLGADVPKAFYELHGRALVEFSIAVITSLPHAGHLVIVAPESHAAATLSIVDAVLPETSSWDVSVVAGGRERHESVRFGLAALGEHVDTVLVHDAARPFASAELFERVIAEVRRTGAGVIPAIAVVDTLKRVDEAGVVRETVDRSTLVAVQTPQGFPRDVLESAHSTAQLHGELPTDDAELVQRDGGTVHTVAGELQAHKLTSPGDLPVLEHFLAANAAGIDSRA
- a CDS encoding CarD family transcriptional regulator; the protein is MQFEVGETVVYPHHGAAKIIEVKKRKLGGEEKLFLKLQVNQGDLTIEVPAENCDLVGVRDVINQEGLEEVFEVLRAPFTEEPTNWSRRYKANLEKLASGDVIKVSEVVRDLWRRDQEVRSLSAGEKRMLAKARQILVSELALAEKTDEEKASEVLDQVLTS
- a CDS encoding DNA modification methylase; this encodes MKIRIASSIALAAALALGATGCSLIAPQGTLEPYAPSDGVEVTIEGVDVRNLMLIADESGENFNVVFTAYNRTGADSDVTMTFVTEDSETASASFVLPEGTTAFGNPAAPETPVLVSIPDLVIGSTINAYFQVEGAAEAEHKVPVLDGTLAEYQDYVLPADFSKSADTTKAELQAAAEEAAASQSKIGDDTKGEETDEKSAN
- a CDS encoding response regulator, whose amino-acid sequence is MAQHILLVEDEESISRPLAYLLEREGYRVTVAGDGASALTLFGEHNPDLVLLDLMLPNVPGTEVCRGIRQKSQVPIIMLTAKDSEIDIVVGLELGADDYITKPYSTRELLARVRSALRRGAASAAPEPEPEDPADTLVLDELGIKLDVERHTVLVRGDETAMPLREFELLEILMRHSGRVLTRGQLIDRVWGSNYYGDTKTLDVHIKRIRARIEEAPSEPRLISTVRGVGYRFG
- a CDS encoding sensor histidine kinase, yielding MDPTALVLAGTALGAAIGVGATMGVIGARQAGRMRAQEMRPELPEVVTILLDEIDAFAVILDSSLTTVYANATARQERNLSDDELGSPSFLARVRRVMSSGVPDTHEPDPADHTDNVRTHLFRLQRRFVVVLALDLGEEQRVNSMRRDFIANVSHELKTPIAAIGLLAEAVQQAAEDPEIVREFSNTLVKESRRLGSLSRDIIQLSEAQSALRPEDRERVKLRPLVRQEVDAHRALAEQRGVTLVITDALDTERDASLMGRPAALAAAVANLLSNAIRHSPEGERVGVGMAFEKKRFVVTVTDQGEGIAGENLARIFERFYRVDEARSRDAGGTGLGLSITRHTMRAHGGDVDVWSQPGVGSSFSLTFPLHDAAEDRRKRAKKKVKRTLGVLTEAPPSTLVSDRKDPR